A single window of Eucalyptus grandis isolate ANBG69807.140 chromosome 1, ASM1654582v1, whole genome shotgun sequence DNA harbors:
- the LOC104414706 gene encoding salicylate carboxymethyltransferase-like isoform X2 — protein MEVMQVLHMNGGMGESSYANNSLLQRKVLLTTKPIMEAAVTALFSTAAATFPASLAIADLGCSSGPNTLFAVSEIINIMSNLCKATKQELPEIQVFLNDLPGNDFNTIFSSFLPRFQEKLSEQMKSKNGAWATLSCFFNGVPGSFYGRLFPRESLRLIHSSYSLHWLSQVPRGLEGNKGNIYMSRSSPPSVLRAYYEQFQRDFSTFLECRGQELVVGGLMLLTLQGRRSDDSSSKECCYIWELLAIALNEMVSEGLIEEEKVDSFNVPMYTPSPKEVRGEVQKQGSFSIDCLEVSEVNWSVLDTNFNPNVVLEDGGYNMAKCMRAVAEPLLIEHFGEEIIDEVFKRYRAQLVDAMSKEKTAFVNIIILLKKIT, from the exons atggaagtcATGCAAGTTTTGCACATGAATGGAGGAATGGGAGAATCAAGTTATGCTAACAACTCATTGCTTCAG agGAAGGTGCTATTGACGACAAAGCCCATAATGGAGGCAGCCGTCACAGCTCTCTTCTCTACGGCCGCCGCCACCTTCcccgcgagcctcgccattgCAGACTTGGGCTGTTCCTCTGGCCCCAACACTCTCTTTGCCGTGTCCGAGATCATCAACATCATGAGCAATCTCTGCAAGGCGACCAAGCAAGAGCTGCCGGAGATCCAAGTGTTCTTGAACGATCTCCCGGGGAACGACTTCAACACCATCTTCAGCAGCTTCTTGCCGAGATTCCAAGAGAAGTTGAGTGAGCAAATGAAGAGCAAGAACGGAGCGTGGGCAACATTGTCGTGCTTCTTCAATGGCGTTCCTGGTTCGTTCTATGGGAGATTGTTCCCTCGGGAGAGCCTACGATTGATTCATTCTTCATACAGCCTCCATTGGCTGTCTCAG GTCCCACGAGGCCTAGAGGGAAACAAAGGCAACATATATATGTCGAGATCGAGCCCTCCAAGTGTGCTTAGGGCATACTACGAGCAATTCCAGAGGGACTTCTCAACGTTCTTGGAGTGTCGTGGGCAAGAGTTGGTGGTGGGAGGGCTTATGCTATTGACCCTCCAGGGTCGAAGAAGTGACGATTCTTCAAGTAAAGAGTGTTGCTACATTTGGGAGCTCTTGGCTATTGCTCTCAATGAGATGGTCTCCGAG GGACTcatagaagaagagaaagtgGACTCCTTCAACGTCCCTATGTACACACCCTCACCAAAGGAAGTACGAGGGGAAGTCCAAAAGCAAGGGTCATTCTCAATTGATTGCTTGGAGGTGTCCGAAGTGAATTGGAGTGTCCTTGACACCAATTTCAACCCTAATGTTGTGTTGGAGGATGGGGGATACAATATGGCCAAGTGCATGAGAGCCGTGGCTGAGCCCTTACTCATTGAGCACTTTGGTGAAGAGATCATAGATGAGGTCTTCAAGAGATATAGGGCTCAACTCGTCGATGCCATGTCCAAGGAAAAGACTGCATTCGTCAACATCATCATTTTGCTAAAGAAAATCACGTAG
- the LOC104414706 gene encoding salicylate carboxymethyltransferase-like isoform X1 codes for MEVMQVLHMNGGMGESSYANNSLLQRKVLLTTKPIMEAAVTALFSTAAATFPASLAIADLGCSSGPNTLFAVSEIINIMSNLCKATKQELPEIQVFLNDLPGNDFNTIFSSFLPRFQEKLSEQMKSKNGAWATLSCFFNGVPGSFYGRLFPRESLRLIHSSYSLHWLSQVPRGLEGNKGNIYMSRSSPPSVLRAYYEQFQRDFSTFLECRGQELVVGGLMLLTLQGRRSDDSSSKECCYIWELLAIALNEMVSEQGLIEEEKVDSFNVPMYTPSPKEVRGEVQKQGSFSIDCLEVSEVNWSVLDTNFNPNVVLEDGGYNMAKCMRAVAEPLLIEHFGEEIIDEVFKRYRAQLVDAMSKEKTAFVNIIILLKKIT; via the exons atggaagtcATGCAAGTTTTGCACATGAATGGAGGAATGGGAGAATCAAGTTATGCTAACAACTCATTGCTTCAG agGAAGGTGCTATTGACGACAAAGCCCATAATGGAGGCAGCCGTCACAGCTCTCTTCTCTACGGCCGCCGCCACCTTCcccgcgagcctcgccattgCAGACTTGGGCTGTTCCTCTGGCCCCAACACTCTCTTTGCCGTGTCCGAGATCATCAACATCATGAGCAATCTCTGCAAGGCGACCAAGCAAGAGCTGCCGGAGATCCAAGTGTTCTTGAACGATCTCCCGGGGAACGACTTCAACACCATCTTCAGCAGCTTCTTGCCGAGATTCCAAGAGAAGTTGAGTGAGCAAATGAAGAGCAAGAACGGAGCGTGGGCAACATTGTCGTGCTTCTTCAATGGCGTTCCTGGTTCGTTCTATGGGAGATTGTTCCCTCGGGAGAGCCTACGATTGATTCATTCTTCATACAGCCTCCATTGGCTGTCTCAG GTCCCACGAGGCCTAGAGGGAAACAAAGGCAACATATATATGTCGAGATCGAGCCCTCCAAGTGTGCTTAGGGCATACTACGAGCAATTCCAGAGGGACTTCTCAACGTTCTTGGAGTGTCGTGGGCAAGAGTTGGTGGTGGGAGGGCTTATGCTATTGACCCTCCAGGGTCGAAGAAGTGACGATTCTTCAAGTAAAGAGTGTTGCTACATTTGGGAGCTCTTGGCTATTGCTCTCAATGAGATGGTCTCCGAG CAGGGACTcatagaagaagagaaagtgGACTCCTTCAACGTCCCTATGTACACACCCTCACCAAAGGAAGTACGAGGGGAAGTCCAAAAGCAAGGGTCATTCTCAATTGATTGCTTGGAGGTGTCCGAAGTGAATTGGAGTGTCCTTGACACCAATTTCAACCCTAATGTTGTGTTGGAGGATGGGGGATACAATATGGCCAAGTGCATGAGAGCCGTGGCTGAGCCCTTACTCATTGAGCACTTTGGTGAAGAGATCATAGATGAGGTCTTCAAGAGATATAGGGCTCAACTCGTCGATGCCATGTCCAAGGAAAAGACTGCATTCGTCAACATCATCATTTTGCTAAAGAAAATCACGTAG